Within Streptomyces albofaciens JCM 4342, the genomic segment GCGGTGGGCGGCCTGGCCAACCCCAACGACGGCAGCCTGAAGGTGATGGCCGCGGTGATGGCGGCGGGCATGGTGCCGCCGCTGGCGATGGCGGTGGCCACGACCGTACGCGGCGGGCTGTTCACCCGTACCGAGCGGGAGAACGGCAAGGCGGCCTGGGTGCTGGGCGCCTCCTTCATCACCGAGGGCGCCATCCCCTTCGCGGCGGCCGACCCGCTGCGCGTCATCCCGTCCGCGATGGCGGGCGGCGCGGTGACCGGCGCCCTGTCGATGGCGTTCGGCTGCACCCTGCGCGCCCCGCACGGCGGCGTCTTCGTGGTGCCGCTGATCGGGCAGCCGCTGCTGTACCTGGTGGCCGTGCTGGCCGGTACGGCGGTCACCGCCGCCCTGGTCGTCCTCCTGAAGGGCCTGCGCGGGACGGACGCGCCCGCGGGCGCCGGGCCGGAGGCGACGGCGGCGGCCGAGCCGGAGCCGGCCGGCGTCTGACGGCACGGACGCGGAACGACGGTGGCCGGTCCCCATGGGGACCGGCCACCGTCGTCTTGCCGTTGGGCTACCGGGTGTCGGCGCGGATCAGTTCGCGCTGCCCGCCTGCCATTCCGACCAGGACATGTTCCAGCCGTTGAGACCGTTGTCCGGCTTCACGGTGCGGTCGGGCGAGTTCTTGACGACCACCACGTCCCCGATGAGCGAGTTCTCGAAGAACCACTTGCCCGGGGTGTCGCCGCCACCGCCCTTGTTGTCCTGGAGGCCGACGCAGCCGTGGCTCGTCCCGGCCCGGCCGAAGATCGACGGGCTGCCCCAGTAGTTGCCGTGGATGAACGTGCCGGAGGAGGAGAGCCGCATGGCGTGCGGCACGTCCTTGATGTCGTACTCGCCGCCGAAGCCGACGGTCGAGCCGTCCATCCGGGTCTGGGTGAACTTCTCGGAGATGACCATCTGGCCGTTGTAGGTCGGGTTCTTCGGGCTGCCGCCGGAGATCGGGATCGACTTGACCGTCTTGCCGTCCCGGACCACCGTCATGGTCTGCGTCTTCATGTCGACGGTGGAGACCTGCGAGCGGCCGATGGTGAAGTTCACCGTCTTGGACTGCACACCGGTGATGCCCTGGCCGCCCTTGACCCCGTCCAGGTCGATCTTCAGCGTGACCTTGGAGCCGGCCTTCCAGTACTCCTCCGGGCGGAAGTCCAGGCGCTGCGAGCCGAACCAGTGGCCGACGACCTTCTGGCCGCTGCTGGAGGTCACCGTGATGTGCGACTGCACATCCTTCTTGTTGGTGATCACCTTGTCGAAGTTGAAGGACACCGGCATGCCCACACCGACGGTCTTGCCGCCGTCGGGCGTGTAGGAGCCGATGAAGCTGTTCTTCGAGGAGACCGTGGTGAAGGTGCGGTTCTCGGTGGCGGGCCGGCCCTTGCCGTCCTTGGCGTTGGCCACCAGCTTGTACTTGGTGCCGCGCTCCAGCTGCTTCGCCGGCTTCCAGGACGAACCGTCGTCGGTTATCGAGCCCTTGACCTCGGCGCCGTTGTCCGCCTGCACCAGCTTGACGTCGGTCAGCTTGCCGCCGCTGACCTTGACGCCGGTGTCGTTGATGCTGGCGTCGGTGGCGCCGTCCTTCGAGGTGACCGAGATCTTCGCCTCGGAGGCGTCCTTGGCGGCCGCGGCATCCGCACCGGCCGCCTGGTCCTTGCCGTCCTTGCCGCCCGCCGAGGCGTCGCCGCCGCAGGCGGACAGGGCCAGGGCGCCGGCGGCCAGGAGGGAGGCCGCCGCGAGTCCGCGACGCAGCCGACGGGTGCGGGACGGTGCGGGCGGCGCGGTGTTGTCCGGCATTGTCACGGGCTGCTCCATGCAAGGGTGTTGTGAGTCAGTGCTGGTAAACAGCAACTACGGGCGGGTTTGGTTGCACTCCCGACGCTGGTGTGATGAACGTCACCTCAAGGATGGTGAAGGGGTGGCAGGGGGGCCTCGGGCGGGCCGGACAGCCAGGCGCGCAGGGGCTCGCCGTGCTCGTCCAGCGCGGGCGGGGCGCACGGTGCGGCGACCGGTGTGGCGGACAGCCGCAGCGGACTGCGCACCTGCGGTACGCGGTCCGCGCCGACCGGCACGACCGGCTCCAGGCCGAGCCGTTCGGCCAGCCGCAGCGCCTCGCCGACGGTGTTGACCGGCCCGCAGGGAACGGATGCGGCGGTCAGCCGCTCGGTCCAGGCCGCGGGCGTGTCCGCCGCCAGCCGCTCCTCCAGCTCCTTGACCAGTTCGGTGCGGTGGCGCACCCGGTCCTGGTTGCGTGCGAAACGCTCGTCGTCGGCCAGCCCGGGCGCGCCCAGCGCGTGCGCCAGCGCGCGGAACTGCCGGTCGTTGCCGACCGCGACGGCCAGCGGCTCGCCGTCCCGGCAGGCCAGCGTCTCGTACGGGGCGATGCTCGGGTGCCGGTTGCCCATCGGGCCGGGGTCGCGGCCGGTGGCCAGCTGCCCGGACGCCTGGTTGACCAGCGAACCGAGCAGCGACGACAGCAGGTTGACCTCGACGTGCTGGCCCTGCCCCGTCCGGTCGCGGTGGCGCAGCGCGGCCAGTACGGCGGTGGTGGCGTCCTTCGCCGTCAGTACGTCGACGAGCGCGACGCCCGCCTTCAGGGGCGGCCCGCCCGGTTCGCCGGTGATGCTCATCAGGCCCCCGGCGGCCTGGACGACGAAGTCGTAGCCCGGCAGGTGCGCGCCCGCGCCGGAGCCGAAGCCGGTGATCGAGCAGTGGACCAGGCCGGGGTGGGCGGCGACGGTCGTCGCCGGGTCCAGGCCGTAGCGGGCGAGCGCGCCCGGCCGGAAGTTCTCGATCAGTACGTCGGCCCGGCGGGCCAGCTCCCGGGCCGCCGCCGCGTCATCGGGGTCGGCCAGATCCAGGGCGAGGCCGCGCTTGGAGCGGTTGGCGGCGTCGAAGTACGCGGCCGTGCCGTCGGCGGCGAAGGGCGGCCCCCAGGAGCGGGTGTCGTCGCCGGTCCCCGGCCGCTCCACCTTGATCACATCGGCGCCCAGGTCGGCCAGCGTGGCGGCGGCCAGCGGCCCGGCCAGCACGCGGCTGAAGTCGGCCACGAGGATGCCCGCCAGGGCCTTGGGGGTGGTGGCGGTGGTGGGGGTGACGGCGGTGGTCGGCTGCGGCACGTACGTACTCCTCGCATCGCGCGGGCGGTGTGCCGACATGCTGGGGGACGATCTTGGGGAGGGGAAGGGGGCGTGGGCGTCCGTGCGGCGGACCGGCGGGGTGTGGGTGAAGCGTGGGGGCGGCGGGCGGGAGGTGCGGAGGTGTGGGAGATACGTCACTTGTGGGACGTAAGTCCTTTCAATCCCCTGACGTTGGTCCCTGACATGGTGTCTACTGCTGGAGTCCGCCCCGCCGGGGCCCGTGAGCGGGCCCGGAACCGCGCACCGACCTGGAGGACCGCATGCTCCCCTCCGTCTCGCTCCTCCAGCAGATCGGCCTGGCCATCCTGCTCGCCGTCACCATCGGGTGGGCCGTGGGCCAGGCCCGGGTCGTGCGCCGGCACCGCTTCGAGATCCCGCGCGGCAGCGGCCCGAGACCGATGCTCGGCGCGGTGCCCCGGCAGACCGGCCCGGCCGGGCCGCCGTCCGAGCGGGTGGAGCTGAGCGCCGCCGAGCGCGAGGCGTTCGCCGGACTCGTACGGCAACTGAAGCAGCTGAACGGGGACGAGCGGCCCGAGCGGCACTGAACCGCCGGCCAAGCGCGGCGTCGGCCGTCAGCCCGTCACCGCACCGGCCCCAGTTTCAGCAGTGCCAGTGACGCCAGCATCTGCACCGCCACCGCCACCGCCGCCTTGAGGGTGGACAGGTGGTGCTGGCCCCGGATGAGCAGTATGGCCAGCAGATAGCCGAAGCCCCAGGTCGTCCAGGCGACGGCCTGCACGAGGGTGGAGTTGTGCGGCAGCCAGGTCGCCAGCGCGAGCCGCGGCAGGTCGGTGACCCAGAACAGCACGACGAACAGGCTGACCGTCGGCTCGAACCGGCCGTTCCCGCCGATCGTCCGGGCGATGGCGTGGGTGACCACGCCCAGCGCGAGGCTGGCGACCAGCACCCCCGCCTCCGCGATCGCCGCCAGTTGCAGCGCCAGCTGCTGGTCCAGCGCCCACTGCTTGCGGAAGGCGTCCACCGACACGATGCCGAGGGCGCCGCTGACCAGGCACAGCAGGACCGCCGCACTCCAGGCGCTGCGGTCCCGGGCCTCGTCCATCACCTCGACCGGCCGGTACCAGAGGCCGAGGACCAGACGGTGCCACCACAGGCGGCGCCGTTTCGGCGGGCCGGGCTTGCTTCCGGTGGGCGGCTGGACGAGCGTGGGGGGAGGCGGCGGCGCGGACATATGGCCCGTTCTACCACCGGAGTCGGGTGGCGGGCTCCGACGGGTGGGAGGCCGCGGGCCGGTTACGGGGCCGGGTAGAGGTCCCGGTACGACGGGAAGCAGCCGCCCGGAGTGTCCACCGTCTCCGCCGCGAGCACGGCCTTGACCACCGCGCGGGTCAGCGCCTCGGCCCCCGCGGCCAGGATCTCGTTCAGCGCACCGGCCTCGGCGTGCACCCCGAACGCCGGGTCGGCCGCGGCCTCTTCCGGCACCAGCGGCCGGTCCCCGGTGGCGAGCGCGAAGACGGTGTCGCCGTCGTTGAGCAGATGCGCCGGGCGTACCGCGCGTGCCAGGCCGTCGTGCGCGATGCCCGCCAGCTTCTGGGCCTGGGCACGGTTGAGGGCCGCATCCGTCGCGACGACGGCGAGGGTGGTGTTCAGGGGCGGGCGTACGGAGGTGGCCGAGCGCCGCTCGGAAGCGCTGCGGGCCTCGGCGAGGCGGCGCCGCGCGGCGGCGTGGACCTCGGGGGAGGGCGTGACGGGCGTACCGTGCTCCGCCGCGTGCGCCTGTTCCCCGTACCGTCCGTACAGTGCGCCGGTACCCGGATCGACCACCGACCCCGCCGCGTTGACGGCCGCCAGCGCGGCGACGGTGACGCCCGACGGCAGGACCAGGCTGGTGGTGCCGATGCCGCCCTTGACGCCGCCGGCCACCGCGCCCGCGCCGGCGCCGATGTTGCCCTGGGCGACGGGTGCGCCCAGGTCCGTACCGGCCGCGTCCTCGATGGCCGCGCGGCCGAACGCGGCGTCCGGGCGGGCCCGCCAGTCGCCGCCCCGGCCCAGGTCGAACAGGGCCGCGGCCGGTACGACGGGCACGACCTGCGCCGGGTCCGGGCCGACGCGGTAGCCGCGGCCCTGTTCCTCCAGCCAGGCCACCGCACCTGACGCGGCGTCCAGGCCGAAGGCGCTGCCGCCGCTCAGGACGACGGCCTCGATGCGCTGGACCAGGTTGCGCGGGTCCAGGGCGTCCGTCTCGCGGGTGCCGGGGCCGCCGCCGCGCACATCCACGGCCGCGATGGCTCCGCCTTCGGGGGCCAGCACGACGGTGGTGCCGGACAGCCACCCGTCGCCGAGGCGCTGCGCGTGGCCCACCCGCAGGCCGGTGACGTCGGTCAGGGCGTCGCGGGGGCCCGAGCGGGAGGCCGGGGTGCGGGTGTCGTGGGTACCGGTCGTGTCGCGCTGCTGTTCGGTGTCGTCGGCCATGGCCCATGCGTACCATGCGGGCGCGGGGGGCGGTACGGGCGATACGGGCCTCGGTGGGCCGCCTGACGCTCCCTCAGTGCCCCGCCGGGCCCATCACGATCACCGGGTGCTGCGCCGGGTCCAGGGTGCGCAGCAGCTCCCGCATCACCTCGGGCTTGAGGCTGATGCAGCCCTGTGTGGGCCCGTCGTGGTCGACGTGCAGCCAGACACCGCCGCCCTTCGCCGCGCCCTGCGGGCGCCGCTGGTCCAGCGGGGACGACCCTTTGACCCGGTTGTAGTCGATGGCGATGACGTAGTCGAACGCACCGCCCAGCGGCTCGCCCTCCACGCCGGTGCCGTGCGCGACGAAGCTGTCGTTGCGGTCGTACGGCAGCTTGGTGCCTTCCGGCGGCGCCAGCTTGCCGCCCGCGTCGCTGAGCGTGAACACGCCCTCAGGCGAGCGCAGGTCACCGTACCGGTGGT encodes:
- a CDS encoding L,D-transpeptidase is translated as MPDNTAPPAPSRTRRLRRGLAAASLLAAGALALSACGGDASAGGKDGKDQAAGADAAAAKDASEAKISVTSKDGATDASINDTGVKVSGGKLTDVKLVQADNGAEVKGSITDDGSSWKPAKQLERGTKYKLVANAKDGKGRPATENRTFTTVSSKNSFIGSYTPDGGKTVGVGMPVSFNFDKVITNKKDVQSHITVTSSSGQKVVGHWFGSQRLDFRPEEYWKAGSKVTLKIDLDGVKGGQGITGVQSKTVNFTIGRSQVSTVDMKTQTMTVVRDGKTVKSIPISGGSPKNPTYNGQMVISEKFTQTRMDGSTVGFGGEYDIKDVPHAMRLSSSGTFIHGNYWGSPSIFGRAGTSHGCVGLQDNKGGGGDTPGKWFFENSLIGDVVVVKNSPDRTVKPDNGLNGWNMSWSEWQAGSAN
- a CDS encoding CaiB/BaiF CoA transferase family protein, translating into MPQPTTAVTPTTATTPKALAGILVADFSRVLAGPLAAATLADLGADVIKVERPGTGDDTRSWGPPFAADGTAAYFDAANRSKRGLALDLADPDDAAAARELARRADVLIENFRPGALARYGLDPATTVAAHPGLVHCSITGFGSGAGAHLPGYDFVVQAAGGLMSITGEPGGPPLKAGVALVDVLTAKDATTAVLAALRHRDRTGQGQHVEVNLLSSLLGSLVNQASGQLATGRDPGPMGNRHPSIAPYETLACRDGEPLAVAVGNDRQFRALAHALGAPGLADDERFARNQDRVRHRTELVKELEERLAADTPAAWTERLTAASVPCGPVNTVGEALRLAERLGLEPVVPVGADRVPQVRSPLRLSATPVAAPCAPPALDEHGEPLRAWLSGPPEAPLPPLHHP
- a CDS encoding Yip1 family protein, whose product is MSAPPPPPTLVQPPTGSKPGPPKRRRLWWHRLVLGLWYRPVEVMDEARDRSAWSAAVLLCLVSGALGIVSVDAFRKQWALDQQLALQLAAIAEAGVLVASLALGVVTHAIARTIGGNGRFEPTVSLFVVLFWVTDLPRLALATWLPHNSTLVQAVAWTTWGFGYLLAILLIRGQHHLSTLKAAVAVAVQMLASLALLKLGPVR
- a CDS encoding P1 family peptidase, with translation MADDTEQQRDTTGTHDTRTPASRSGPRDALTDVTGLRVGHAQRLGDGWLSGTTVVLAPEGGAIAAVDVRGGGPGTRETDALDPRNLVQRIEAVVLSGGSAFGLDAASGAVAWLEEQGRGYRVGPDPAQVVPVVPAAALFDLGRGGDWRARPDAAFGRAAIEDAAGTDLGAPVAQGNIGAGAGAVAGGVKGGIGTTSLVLPSGVTVAALAAVNAAGSVVDPGTGALYGRYGEQAHAAEHGTPVTPSPEVHAAARRRLAEARSASERRSATSVRPPLNTTLAVVATDAALNRAQAQKLAGIAHDGLARAVRPAHLLNDGDTVFALATGDRPLVPEEAAADPAFGVHAEAGALNEILAAGAEALTRAVVKAVLAAETVDTPGGCFPSYRDLYPAP
- a CDS encoding L,D-transpeptidase family protein produces the protein MTRRGKAVSGLALTTLVGTALWAWPASGDDHDGHRSEQARPAPSAPEVPAHAAAGHAGAPAPRAIPGLSDAARKQIPADSRQVLVVTGQGVDQHDSSVVLYTRAQDSDDWRPGARWAAHNASRGWTKDHRYGDLRSPEGVFTLSDAGGKLAPPEGTKLPYDRNDSFVAHGTGVEGEPLGGAFDYVIAIDYNRVKGSSPLDQRRPQGAAKGGGVWLHVDHDGPTQGCISLKPEVMRELLRTLDPAQHPVIVMGPAGH